The DNA segment GAAGGAAGAGACTTATCGAATGAAAGCATATCGTAGAGGGGTAGTCCGAATGCCAGCGCCACCCGCTGCGAGGTACTGTTCATCGGTATAATAAAAGAACGGGGATGCACCAGGTGGCTAGCAATAGAGAGGAGTATCTCCCGCTCCCGGAGACCCTGACGCACCAGACTAAAATCAAGATGTTGCAGGTAGCGCAACCCCCCGTGAATAAGTCTCGACGAGCGGGAAGTCGTGCCAGAGGCGAAATCCTGCTTCTCCAGGAGTAGGGTATGAATACCGCGGAGTGCAGCATCCCGGGCGATACCTGCACCCATAATGCCTCCTCCTACGACAATAAGATCGAAGGTCTCAAATTTAAGACTATCGAAGTCCCTCTTGCTCATATAATCCCCCCCTTCTAATAAATCCAGTTCTAGTATTTTACCTGGACCGATTTTTGGGGTCAGGTCACTTCATAGAGTAGGCTTGCATCGGTCCGTTTCATGTTTTCCACGGAGACTATAACATTCACCAGCAATATGTCAACAGTGTCCCTGAATTGCTCGAGCAGCGAATGGCTGCATTGCACTATGCCAAGTCATGCCTATTTGCTTTCACTGCAATAAAAGTGGCACAGTTCTTGCTACACTACAAAACAGATGTCGTAGTGGCTAAAGAAAGCTTGTCAGGGAAGGGCCTGGATATGCATTTGCTGATGCCGGCGTAGAAACCATACAAACGGAAAATAGGTCTTTGAATGAACTGATGGGCTAAATACTAAGGAACTTGCCTTCAAGCTAGAGGATGATGTTGCCGTAGTCAAATCGTCGAGCCCATTTAAATATCTCAAGCCACAGTATCCTTTGAGACAGTGTCCAGGAACTGTTCAAAGCAGCCATAGACCTAACGTTCAAGATGCGACGTATCGTTCAGGACATTCTCATTAGTTGGTTTCTACGATTAAGATAGCCCGGCAAGGTAGATAAAGGAGCTAGCGAAGAGGAAATCTCAAGTAGTTAACATTATGTCATTTGTCAGGAGCTAGAGAGGAGAATATCGCTTAAAGTTCGATTTTAGGCGACAGTGAGCGGCATTCTGCATTTTCTATTTTGAGTGGCCGTCTATTCCAGCAGCAGCCAGTATATCCGGGACCACTTCCTCTTTGCCGATTGCCATTATATGTACTCCATCGCAGATTGAATTTTTTTTCAGTGTGGCGATCATGCGGCCGGCAATCTCTATACCCTTGTTGAGCGCCTCACCCTTGGGAGCGCTCGCCAGTTCATCGATCAGGTTCTGGGGCACAAATATGCCCGGTACGTTCTCGTTCATATACTTCGCCATTCTGGCTGATACCAGCAGGACTATCCCTGCCAGGATCTTGACGGGGAACTGTCGGGCATAGTCCATGAACTTGCTGAAGTTATCCAGGTCATAGATTGCCTGGGTCTGGATAAACTCGGCTCCGGCCTCCACCTTCTTTTCGAACTTGATCAGCTGGGGTTCGATAGGGTTTGCCTCTGGAGTTACTATGGCCCCGGCACAGAACTCAACCGCACCATCGAGGTCGTTTCCTCCCAGGTCCTTTCCCGATTCCATTTGTCTGATTGTCCTGAGCAGTTGGACCGAGTCGAGTTCGAAAACGCCTTTGGCCTCCTTGTGATCTCCAACCGGTATGGCGTCACCGGTGAGGCAGAGGACATTCCTTATATCCCTGGTGTATGCCAGCAGGAGTTCGGCTTGAAGCGCCATTTGATTACGGTCGCGGCAGGTCATTTGCAGTATAGGTTCGCCACCTCGCTCTCTGATCTCCAGGCAGCCGCCGATAGAGGGAAAGCGCATCACCGAGCTCTGGTGATCGGTAACATTTAAGGCGCTCACCTTGTCCTTGAGGATGTCTATATGGTGGCGCATCTTCTCGATGTTGGTGCCTTTTGGCGGGCCGATCTCGCTGGTCACTATGAACTTACCGGAGTTAAGCGCTTCCTTGAAGCTCATTTTTCTCCTCCTCACTGGATTATGGTGATGCGTGGACGGGGCATCACCTGGGAATTCCTGGGGGGATGGTACTTTTTCATCAGGTCTAGCCTGCCTTGCTGCTTGAGGCGATTGTAGATAAGCGTCCAGGCGCAATCTTTATCAGGGTCGACTTCGCATTTTCCATTGTTTGTGCCGCCGCAGGGCCCGTTCAGCATTCCCTTGTGGCATGCGGTGAGGGGGCAGATACCGGCGGTATAGCCCAGCACACATTGGCCGCACTGGTCACAAACCTCGTGGAAGCAGCCTGGCCCATCCTCGAAGCCGATGAATAGGGTGTCCAGGGCGGGGATGACCGGCTTTTCCATATAGGAGCCTACTCTCTGCACCCCCAGGGCGCAGGACATCACCAGGAGGCAGTCAGCACTCTGAATGGCGCCATTTACTTCGCTCAGGGATACCTCGGTCATCTCATCGCAGGCGGTGGGAATGACCGTCCATCCGCTGACCATCTTGTCCAGGCCCTGCAACCTCTCCTTCATATCCAGGACCTCTTCCCTGCCGCCGGTCCTGGTCATGGTAGCGCAAGTGCCACAGCCAATGATGTAGAGTCTTTTCAGTCCGTCGAGTTGCTGCTCGATCTCCTCAAGAGACTTTTGCCTAGTAA comes from the Dehalococcoidia bacterium genome and includes:
- a CDS encoding methylenetetrahydrofolate reductase translates to MSFKEALNSGKFIVTSEIGPPKGTNIEKMRHHIDILKDKVSALNVTDHQSSVMRFPSIGGCLEIRERGGEPILQMTCRDRNQMALQAELLLAYTRDIRNVLCLTGDAIPVGDHKEAKGVFELDSVQLLRTIRQMESGKDLGGNDLDGAVEFCAGAIVTPEANPIEPQLIKFEKKVEAGAEFIQTQAIYDLDNFSKFMDYARQFPVKILAGIVLLVSARMAKYMNENVPGIFVPQNLIDELASAPKGEALNKGIEIAGRMIATLKKNSICDGVHIMAIGKEEVVPDILAAAGIDGHSK
- a CDS encoding methylenetetrahydrofolate reductase C-terminal domain-containing protein, coding for MKSITRQKSLEEIEQQLDGLKRLYIIGCGTCATMTRTGGREEVLDMKERLQGLDKMVSGWTVIPTACDEMTEVSLSEVNGAIQSADCLLVMSCALGVQRVGSYMEKPVIPALDTLFIGFEDGPGCFHEVCDQCGQCVLGYTAGICPLTACHKGMLNGPCGGTNNGKCEVDPDKDCAWTLIYNRLKQQGRLDLMKKYHPPRNSQVMPRPRITIIQ